GCCTCCGTCGTCGCCGCACGCGGGAACACGCCCTGACAGGTGTGCTGTGTGCAGTACGTGATGGAGCGCCCCCACCCACCCAAGGCCACCTGCCCAGCCGAACCCGCGGCCAACACCCTCAAGGCAACCCCACACAGCACGAGGCCCCAACACCCACCACTCGAACTCGCCCTGACACTCAAGCGCCTTGACCAAGACCCCCTACCGGACGATACGGGCGTTATGCCCTTTTCGCTGGCCGTGGCCACCACTGGCCCCGTGGGGGCGCTGTCCCCACGGTTCGCCCGGTTGGCGGGGCCGTGGTGTTCGGGGCGACAGCGGGGCACTGGTGGCCCCACACCGCCCCACGATCCAAACAGGACGGAAACCGCCCGGCCACGGCACCCCCACCACCCCCAAACCCGGCGACCACGAACCCGAACACGAAGCGCCACCCACACCACGCGCTCACCCCTCGCCCTCACCCACCTCCTTCAGCTCTGCTCCCGCACCCGGCAGGAGCCCCCAGGACGTCGACACCTCGAACAGCGAAGATCCCAGCAAGCTCGAACACCTCCCCTGCCACGACCACGCCCTTCCCGACCAGAGCGCCCCGCCGCACATCGGATCCGCCTCCAGCCCATCAGCCGTGGCCCACCTCCGCCACCGCTGCCCACGCACCTTGAGACAGAACACCAGACCACTCGGCTGCAGCGGGGCATGCTCGGCGCGCACCCGCACGATCACACCGCTGATGAACCCATAAATATCGAACGGCCACGAGATCCCGGATTAATCGCATTGAGAAAGTTAGTTAATAAAGCTTTTATAAGTGATGAGGAAAGGCAAGGGGTGGGGACGGCGGGCAGGTTAGATCGAAGGAAGGGGATGGCGGGTCAGCCGGTCGGCCGACCCGCCAGCAGGCCGGGACCGCCGCCCCCTACGTGAAGATGACTACCCACTGGGTATAAGTCTGGATTCGTGAGTCAAGCTCAAACACGCTCTGACCTGCGAGGATGCCAGTTTCTAGCCTGATCGTGCCACCAGGGGGATCGGCAGGGCCAGTGGCATAGTCACTGGCAGGCCAAGCGGCATAGTCACAGGAAGGGCGATCGGCATAGTCACTGGAACCCCCTGTTTTCACCCCCTCCCCACCCCCAGGAGAAGGGGGATGCACAGGAATGGCTTCCTCCGATTCGCCAAGCATTCCTTTATCCATCACTCGATCCGCCACACCAGACCGGGGCCGACCAGCACGCCTCCACACACACGCACCACCCCTAAAACACCCCAGGACTCGCGCCCACTTCACCCCACAATTCCTCACTCCCGAGAACACATCTTTAATCATATAAGGATTTCCAGAGAATCAAATACAAATAATGATGAAAAAGCCAGGTCCCATTTAGACCGCAACCGCCTCGGGCAACGCCACCGGCAGACCCCACACCCCGTCCTCGCCGGAACTGGCGGTTCAGGACATCGAAACAGGGCCGCCCCCTGGAAGGGAACGGCCCTGGATTCTTCTGTAAGAGGTCAGGCCACGGGTTGCCGCAGCGCCTGCCACTGACGCACCACTGCGGCCAGGTCGCTCATGTCCAAGGGCGCCTCACCGCCGCCCGCTCCCATGGGCTCGGGATCTGAGTCCTCTTGGCGAGGTGCGGATGGCACCGCCTTCGCGCGACGCCGGGCGTGCTGGTTCTTCTCGTGCACGGCCAGGTACAGGCGTACCCCGTGGACTCCGTCATCGTTCTCACACCACCCACGCCGCCCCGTGTACAACGCCCGCCGGGGAGGCGGCCCGGCTGCGTGCGTGTCCCCGTGCGCTGCCTCGGTGCGGGGGCGAGGAACCTGCACCCGCACCTGGCCCGCGGGCCGCCCCCAGTCAGGATCACGGCCTCCACTTGGAAGCCGCGCCGGCAGTGGTTGACGCGCCTCGGCTACCAGTCGAGCGCTCTGCCCGGTGGGGCTGCAGAACACGGCGGCGAGCACCGCCCCGAGGGCCCAACGCAGATGCTCTCCCCAGCCCTGTCGGCGTTTGCGATGCCGCCCGCTATGCTTTTCCACGATCTCCTCCTGCTGATTCCAGGTGGGGATTAAGCCCCGGCGCGGTGTTCGCAGCACCGTGTCGGGGCGCCTCCACTTCGTCGTTCTCCATCAAGGTGTGGCCTGGGCGGGTGTCAATGGCCCCGGGGTCGTACGCCACCCGGAGCTGCGCTTCTCACCCACACCACACAAAAGGCACAAAATCCCCTAAAGCCCGCAAGGAATGCGCTGTTCCCGCAGGGCTGGTCGATGTTCGCTTGGGTGAGCGAGGTTCTTCAAGTCCGTTCCGCAGAAAAGTCACGGATCTGGGCAAAGGCACACCCGTAAGGCCAGTCAGGGAATGCCCGCTGGGTGAAAAAACCGAGGGGCCTCGCCCGGTTTCTTTGGGTGAAGCCCCTCTTTTCTGGCTGGTGCTGTCGCGCCTACAGCGGGATTTCCGCGATCGTGAGGTCCAAATCGCGGATCATGACCTCGCTGAGCTGTCGGAGTTGGATCTCGGTCACCTTTGCTCCGTGGAGCGAGGCCAGCCCGGACAGGTTCGACAGGTCACTGCCGCGCAGGTCGGCGCCGGACATCTTGGTGTTCTTGATGTCCGCGGCGAAGGCGCAGTCGTCGAAGACCGCACCGCGCAAGTCGCTTCCGATGATCTCGGCTTCCTTGAAGGAGCAGCCGACGAACCAAGGCCGTTTAGTTAGCGCTCCAAGCCAGCTGTCAAGCCCGTAGCACCACCCCACCCAACACAAAGAACGGGACCTCCGATAAAAGCAGGAAATCGACCAAGATCCACCTGCCCCGGAGGCCCCGTTGCCCGACCAGTATGCCACCACCTCCCACACCCACACCCACACCCACACCATCACCGTGGCCGCCGGTATCTACGCCCCCGGCCACCTAGGCGAACTCACCCGCTACCTGCCCTTCGACCTCATCGACGCCGTCCTGGAACACACCCGCACCCAGCAACAACGACTGCGCGCTCTGCCCTCACGGGTCGGGGTCTACTTCGTGCTGGCCCTGAACCTGTTCCCCCACCTGGGATACGCCCGCGTCTGGGACACCCTCGTAGCGGGCCTGCAAAGCCTGCCCCTGCCCCGCCCCAGCCAGGCCGCGCTCGTGCACCTGCGCCGACGCCTGGGCCCCACCCCGTTCAAAACCCTCTTCCAGACCCTGGCGGCTCCCTTGGCCCAACCCACCACCCCCGGAACCCGCTACCGGCACTGGCGCACCGTGGCCTTCGACGCCTGCCACTCGATCAAAGCCCCCGACAGCGCACGCAACCTCACCTGGCTCCGCAAGATCTGCTACCAGCAAGGCACGGAAGGCTACCCCCGCCTGCAGATCACCGCCCTGTGCGAGACCGGTACCCGCTCCCTGCTGGGCGCCACCCTGACCCGCGCCCCCAGCGGCGAACCCGACCAGGCCCGCACCCTGCTCGACCGGCTCACCCCCCAGATGCTGGTCCTGGCCGACCAGGCCTACCAAGGCAACACCTTCCTGGGCGAGGTCGCCGACACCGGAGCCCAACTCCTGATCCGCCTGCGAGAACACCGCCGCCCCCGGGTGGAAACCCTGCTCCCGGACGGCTCTTACCTGACTCACCTGGACGGGCTCAAACTCCGCATCGTCCAAGCCCGCATCACCGCCACCACCCAGGACGGGACACAGGTCAGGGGCGTGTACCGGCTGGCCACCACCCTGCTGGACCACCGCACCGACCCCGCCCGGCAACTGCTGGCCCTGTACCACGAACGCTGGGAGGTGGAATCGGCCTTCTACTCCCTACGACACACCCTGCTGCACCGTCGTGTGCTGCGCTCCCAGGACCCGGCCGGCCTGGAGCAGGAGGTGTGGGCCCTGCTGGTGCTCTACCAGGCGCTGCGCATGCCCATGGTCGAGGCGGTGGAGTCCCGGCCAGGCACCCACGCCGATCGGGCCGCCTTCACCACCGCCCTGAACACCGCCCGTTGCCAGGTCATCACCGCCCAGCAGGTGCTGCCCGACCAAGACGCCCCCGGCCGAGGCGGGGGCATAGTCCAAGCGGTACGGGAGAACCTGCTCCCGGCCCGCCGTGCTCGGATCAGCGCACGCAAGCTCAAGTGTTCCCACCGGCGTTACCGCGAAGCCGACCCCGAGCGGCCCCTGACCACCGATCGGGTGCAGGATCTGGAGTTGGAGATCTTGGCCCCTGCGCCCGAGGCCGTGGCGGGGCCCCAACAGCCCGCGGCCAAGATGGTGCCCGGGATCCGGCCCGGTGGGTCCAAGGAGCGCACGATGCGCCTGTTGGGCTGGGAGTGTAAAGGTAGGGGCTCTGTCCCCATTCCGGTGGTGACGTAGGGCATCAACCTGTCACGCTCGGTGGCGTGTGACGTTAAAGAACTCCTGAAGATCGTCTTCTCCGGCCTGCTGCCCCTGATCATCGAGGCCATCGACGACGGACCCACCATCGGGCTGCGGACCCGCACCCCCGACCAGCCGTCTCCTTGCCCGGTCTGCGGCACCCCCTCCGTCAAGGTGCACGCCTACCACCAGCGCACCCTCACCGACACCCCCGTCGACGGCAAGAACGTGCACGTCACGGTGCGCATACGACGTTTGGTGTGCTCAACCCGCGGTTGCCCCCGCCAAACGTTTCGGGAACAGCTCCCCGGCGTCCTGGTCCGCTACCAGCGGCGCACGCCCCGTCTGGCCACCCAGATCGGCGCGGTAGCGCGGGAGCTGGCAGGCCGGGCCGGCGCCCGGCTGCTCAAGGCCCTGGCCGCACCGGTCTCGAAGAACACCGCGCTACGGACCCTGATGCGCCTGCCCCTTCCCAGGCATCCGGTGCCCCGTGTACTGGGGGTGGACGACTTCGCGCTACGCAAAGGCCGCCGGTATGCCACCGTGCTCACTGACACGACCACCAACGCCCGTATCGAGGTCCTGCCCGACCGCACCGCCGACACCTTGGAAACTTGGCTGCGCGACCGTCCTGGGATCGAGGTCGTGGTGCGCGACGGGTTCGCCGCCTACGCCGAGGCCGTCCGCCGAGCATTGCCCGACGCTGTGCAGGTCGCCGACCGCTGGCACCTGTGGCACAACCTGTCCGAGGCGGTGCGCAAAGACGTCGCCTCCCACAGCACCTGCTGGGCCAAGGCCGGACCTCCCCTCCAGAAGCTGGACCGTCAGGAGTCCACCCTCGAGCGCTGGCACCACATCCACGACCTGCTCGACCAGGGCGTGGGGCTGATGGAGTGCGCCCGCCGACTCAACCTGTCCTTGAACACCATCAAGCGCTACGCCCGCATCGGCGAGCCCGACCGGCTGCGCCAAGCCCCGCAGTACCGCGCTGGCCTGGTCGACCCCTACCGCGACTACCTACGCAAACGAAAGGAGGAGAACCCGGCCGTGCCCGTGCAACGGCTCTTCGGCGAGATCAGCCGACTCGGCTATGAGGGCAGCCTCAACCTGCTCTACAAGTACATCAACCAGGGTCGACTCGACAGCGACCGGGAAGCGATCTCACCCAAGGCCTTCAGCGCGCTGCTCCTGGCCCACCCCAACCGGCTCACACCCGAGGAGAGCCAGACTCTCGCCGAGCTGACCGGGGCCTGCCCGGAGATGGCCCGGCTTGGCGACCACATCAGCGGCTTCGCCCAGCTCCTGGCACCTGCCCCGGGCAACGCCGAGGCCCTGACCGGGTGGATTGCCGGAGTTGGTGAGGACGATCTGCCGCACCTTCACGCCTTCACCCGCGGCCTGGACCAGGACCGGGCCGCGGTCGACGCGGCCCTGACCCTGCCCTTCCACAACGGAGGCACGGAGGGTGTGAACACCAGGTCGAAGCTGCTCAAACGCCAGATGTACGGGCGAGCCGGGTTCCCGTTGCTCCGCCACCGCATCCTCCTGCAGTGAGCTCACTGAACGTCACCACCGAAATGGGGACAGAGCCAAGGTAGGGGTGTAACTCCAAGGGGGTAGGAGTGCACCATGAGTGACAAGACGCAGGTCAAGGCCGATACTGGCAGGTCGGACGAAGAGTTCGTCCAGGAACTGAAGACCAAGGCCGAGGCCGAGGGCATCGAGCTGGTCGGGGAGAACGGGCTGCTGGCCCGCCTGACCAAGACCGCCCTGGAGAACGTCCTGGCCGCCGAGATGGACACCCACCTGGGCTACGCCAAGCACGAACGCTCCACCGAGCCGAGCGGCAACGCCCGTAACGGCACCCGGTCCAAGACCCTGACCACCGAGGCCGGACCCGTCGAGCTCGACGTGCCCCGCGACCGCGACGGCTCCTTCGAGCCCCAGATCGTCCGCAAGCGCCAGAGGCGGTTGAACGGGGTCAACGGCATCGTGCTCTCACTGTCGGCCCGCGGGCTCACTCACGGCGAGATCTGCGCCCACCTGGCCGAGGTCTACGACGCCAACGTGTCCAAGCAGACCATCTCCAACATCACCGAGGCGGCCATGGAGCGCATGGCCGAGTGGCAGAACCGGCCCCTGGACCAGGTCTACCCGGTGCTGTTCGTGGACGCCATCAACGTCAAGATCCGCGATGGCCAGGTCGCCAACCGGCCCATCTACGTCGTGCTCGGTGTCACGGCCGAGGGTGAGCGCGACATCCTCGGTCTGTGGGCCGGCGACGGCAGCGAGGGCGCCAAGTACTGGGCGCACGTGTTCACCGAACTCAAGAACCGTGGTGTGGCCGACGTGCTCATGCTCGTGGCCGACGGGATCAAGGGCATGAGCGAGGCGGTGGAGTCGGTGTGGCCGCGCACGGTGGTGCAGACCTGCATCGTGCACCTTTTGCGCAACAGCTTCCGCTACGCCTCCCGAGCTGACTGGGAGAAGGTCGCCAAGGCGCTCAAGCCCGTCTACACCGCCGCCACCGAGGAGGCCGCTCTGGAGCGGTTCTCCGAGTTCTGCGAGGAGTGGGGGGACAAGTACCCGGCGATCGTGCGGTTGTGGGAGAACGCCTGGGCGGAGATGGTGCCGTTCCTGGCCTTTGATGTGGAGATCCGCAAGATCATCTGCACCACGAACGCGATCGAGTCGATCAACGCCCGGATCCGCCGCGCGGTCAAGGCTCGGGGGCACTTCCCCAACGAGCAGGCTGCGCTCAAGTGCGTCTACATGGCGTTGATGGCTCTGGACCCCAAGGGGACCGGGCGGGCCAAGTGGAGCGCGCGCTGGAAGAAGGCGCTGAACGCGTTCGATCTGACCTTTGATGGCCGGTTGACCGCGACACGCCGCTGACCAGGAACAACAGTTACACCCTTAACTTGACACACCCGTTGGGCTCGGACCTGAGTCGGGGGTGGAGTCCGATCGAGGTCGCTCGGGCGTTGGATTATCCGCATTATCGGAGTCTGGCCACGCAGATGGGGGTGTGGGTCCAGGAGGGGTTCCTGCAACGGACCGCGCATGGCCGATACACGCTGGCTCTGCGGTGGGCGGGGGTGGAGTTGACAGCCCAGCGTGTTCCTTAACTAAACGGCCTTGGCCGACGAACGCCACGTCACCGGTGACCTTGACCTGCTCCCAGCTGGCGTAATCGAACTGGCAGCCCTCGAAGAGCACGTCAGTCATCGAAACGCGCGCCAGTGACACCCCCCAGTTCTGGTGTGTCCCGCGTTTTTCGGAGTCAGGTCCGTGGACCGTGCCCGCTGGGCCCTGGGCTGGCGGACGTCATAGACCGCGCGCTATGGCGATCATCCCTTTGATGTTCAGACCCGCCTTCGTACCCCCGTCGACGAGGATGTCGGTTCCGGTCAGGTAGCCGGGCTTGTCACCGGCACAGAAGGCGAGCACCTCCGCCACCTCCTCGGGGGCGCCGAACCGCTTGAGCGCAGCGAATTCGAGCATCTCACCGGAGCCGGACCTCTCTTCCAAGCGTCCCATGGCGGTGTCGAAGGATCCCGGGGAGACGGACACCGCGCGGGCCCCGCGCTGCCCTAGGGCCGCTGCGATCCTCCGGGTGTACCAGATCACGAACGCCTTGCTCATGCTGTAGGCGCAACCGGGACGGACCTTCTTCGGCAGGAGGTTCACCAAGCGCACGAACCTCTGCTCGAACTTGGCCACGTCGGCGAACGCCAGCTGGTACGTGCGGGTCGGCTCCAGGACGGCGGGCTGCAGGTGTCCCGCGATCGACGCGACGTTCACCAGGGCATCCCCGGCGCCGGCTGTTCCCAGGAAGGCTCGTGTGACGTTGATGGTGCCCACGGCGTTGATCCGCAGGATCAGCTCGGCCGAACCCATCTGAGGACTCACCCCTGCGGCGTGGACGACTGCCCGGACACGGCCGTGGGAGCGCGCCGAGGCGAACAGGCGGTCGACGGAGGCCCGGTCGGTGATGTCGCACACAACCCCGGACGCGTCGAGGCCGAGTGCGAGCAGCTCCTTCACGGCGGCGTCGACGCGTTCCTGGCTCACGTCGGCGAGCACGATCCGGTGATCCCGGCCCATGATCTTCGCTGTGGCGAGGCCCATGCCTCCCGCCCCGCCAGTAATCACCGCTGTCTCCATTGCCGGTCCTTTCCTCGAGCGTGGTTCATTCGGACCGGGGAGGATTCGGGGCGGTTGTCCGGCCGAGGCCCTGGCCTGCCGCAACACATCTGTCGGCCGTGATGCCCGCCCTCATCGGATCTTCGCACCCCACGAGCTTGTTCTTGCATTCAACTGCAAGATCTTCGTATGGCCGCAGGCTAGCATAAGTTTCATTCGACTGCAGGTTGCTACCCTGGTGCGGTGACCACTGACAACGGACGCCAACCGCGCGCGGACGCTGTGCGCAACGCCGAGCGCATCCTGCGCACCGCCCGGACGGTTTTCGCCGACCTCGGTCCGGATGCGCCGCTCGAAGAGGTCGCTCGCCGCGCCGACGTGCGTATCCGGACACTGTTCAACCACTTCCCGAGCAAGGGGGAGCTGGTCCGGGCGGCCCTCGAACAGAGCGCCGCCGAGGAGCTCACGCCCGCCATCGAACGGGCGCTCGCAGACGAGGACCCGATGCGGGGCCTGGTCAGCCTGATCGAGGCGGCGATGGGCCTGGCGTCCCGCGAGCTGAACACCCTGGCCGCCGCCCACAACACCGGCGTACTGGCCGCGGAGGCCAACCTCCTGTTCGAGAACTCGCTGGCCGCGCTCGCCCGACGCGCGCAGGACGCCGGCCTCCTACGCCCCGATCTCGTCCCCGAGGATCTCCCCCGGATCATGGCGATGCTGGTCAGCACGTTGTGGACCATGGACCCCGACACCGACGGCTGGCGCCGCTACCTGGCGCTCATGCTCGAGGGCCTGGCGCCCTCCGCGGCGAGTCCCCTGCCTCCACCGGTCACCCTGCTGACGCAAACGCGAGCGGGTGTCCGGTAGAGCGCGTTTCTGGGATCGCGATGACCAGGGCTGGCGTGCAGGTGGATGAGGAAGTCGGCGAGCGCGGGTCTGCGACACCCAGCCGGATGCCGGGAGGCGGTCCCGGCACACACCACGACCTCCATCAGACCCGGAACAAAACACTTCCTGGCCTTCGTCGGTAGCGTCTGCACCCTCATGTGTTTTCCGCCGACCCACCAGGTGAGATGTGCTCCTGCCGCGTCAGCGCGTCAGCCCGCGCGGAAGCGGTGGCGAAACGCGGAGGGGGTGAGACCGGTCCGCTGGGTGAAGTACTTGACGAAGTTGCTGGCATCGTCGAAACCGAGCCGGTCGGCGACTCGACCGATCGGGTCCTCCTCGTGGGCCAGGAGCCGTTTGGCCTCCAGCACGACACGGCGGTCGATGAACTCCTTGGCGCCCACACCGGCGGAAGCCGTGGTGGCGCGGCTGAGCGTGCGGGGGGAGTAACCCAGCGCCCGCGCGTAGTCGTTCACGTTGCGGGCACGGGCGAAGCGCTCCTCCACGGCGGATCGGAACCGCACGAAGGCCTCCGGGTGGTCAGCTGTCGGGCTCCCTACCTGCGTGGTCTGGTAGGTCAACCGCAGCATCACCACGGCCAGCAGGTGCTGGAGGATGCGGGCCCGCAGAGCCGCAGGAAGCGAAGCGGTGCTCTCGTACTCGTGGACCAGGTGGCCGAGCGCCTCCTCCATGGCGGCCGCGTCGTCCCCGGCGAGCTCCCAGTGAACGCGGCCGAACAGGTCGTCCAGCCCCGTCTGGGCGGAGGTGGCCGCATCCAGCACACCGGACTGGAAGAGCACCAGCCATCCCGATCCGCTCGTGAGGTCGTGGAACTGCTGGACTTGCCCCGGACGCACCCACAGCCACGCCCCGGGGGTCGCCATGTAGTCGGTGAAGTCCACCATGTGCCGCACCATCCCCTGCTGCACGGTGAGCAACTGGTGGAAGTCGAGCCGCTGGGCCATCTCCATGCCCGGACGGCGCCGCAACCGCCGATGTAGCTGGCCGAACGACATCACCTCGATCCCGCCCGCGTCCCCTCCCGGGGGCTCATACCGGACCTCCAAAACCTCAGAGTGTCCCTTTTTTACCATCATGAGTCACCACCGTACCTGGAACATGCGCCAGCTCGAACTTAGTTTAAAAGGGCAGATACGGGAACGGCCCATCATGGACGTGGCCTTGGTTCTGCGACATGTGGCCTGAATCAACCATTGGAGAGGACGTCCATGACCCCAGTCGAGCTCACCTACGCCTTCGACGCCTATTGCGGTTGGTGCTACGGGTTCGCCCCGGCGCTGCACCGTTTCGTCGACGCCAATGCTGACCGGATCCGTCTGCGGGTGCTCTCCGGTGGCCTGTTCTCAGGCGCGGCGGCCGGTCCCATCAGCGCTTACCCGCACATCCCGGCCGCCAACGAGCGCATCGCGCGTCTGACCGGCGTCACCTTCGGTGCCCCCTACCAGCGGATGCTCGCCGAGGGCACCACGATGATGGACTCCACCGCCGCGGCCACGGGGCTGGTGGCGTTGCGCCGGCAGGCCCCGGAAAGAGCCCTGGAGTTCGCCGCAGCGATGCAGGAGGCGTGGTACCTGCACGGCCGCGACCTGGGTGACGTGGCCGTCTACCGCGACATCGCCACCGGCAAGGGGATCGACGCCCAGGCGGTCACGGAGGACTACACCCACCCCGCCACCCGAACAGAGGCGGAACAGGACTTCCGCGCTCTGCGCCGCCTGGGAGTCAGCCAGTACCCGACCCTGCTGCTGCACAGCGACACGGGCGTCCACCGCCTGGGCGGCCCTGTCTCCAGCGCCGAGGCCCTCAGCGCGGCCCTGGACGCCCAGCTGGCAGCCGCCACCACCTGATCTCCCCCTGGCAAGCACATCGACAGTCAACTCGAAAGGACCATCCCCATGGCTGACATCGCGGTTTTCGGAGCCACCGGCACCATCGGCTCCCGCATCGCCGAAGAGGCCCTGGAGCGCGGTCACACGGTCACTGCCGTGGTCCGCGACCCGGCCAGGCTCACCGACCTCGATCCCCGCCTGAAGGCCGTCACCGGCGACGCCCTGGACCCGGCCTCGGTCACCGCCGCCGCCCAAGGACAGGACGTGGTGGTCAGCGCGGTCGGCGGCGGGGACGGACCCGGCCACCTGGCCACGATCGAACCGTCCGCCCGTGCCCTGGTCGAAGGCCTGCGCGGCCTCGGAGAACAGGCCCCGCGACTGGTCGCGGTCGGCGGCGCCGGCTCTCTGCGTACCCCGGACGGTCAGCAGGTGTGGGACACCCCGGGTCTGCCCGAGGGCCTGTTGCAGATCATGCGCGCCCACGGTGACGCACTGGACTACTACCGCACCGTCACGGACCTGGACTGGACCAACGTCAGTCCTGCCGCCCAGATCGGGCCGGGCGAGCGCACCGGCACC
This DNA window, taken from Nocardiopsis exhalans, encodes the following:
- a CDS encoding IS256 family transposase, translated to MSDKTQVKADTGRSDEEFVQELKTKAEAEGIELVGENGLLARLTKTALENVLAAEMDTHLGYAKHERSTEPSGNARNGTRSKTLTTEAGPVELDVPRDRDGSFEPQIVRKRQRRLNGVNGIVLSLSARGLTHGEICAHLAEVYDANVSKQTISNITEAAMERMAEWQNRPLDQVYPVLFVDAINVKIRDGQVANRPIYVVLGVTAEGERDILGLWAGDGSEGAKYWAHVFTELKNRGVADVLMLVADGIKGMSEAVESVWPRTVVQTCIVHLLRNSFRYASRADWEKVAKALKPVYTAATEEAALERFSEFCEEWGDKYPAIVRLWENAWAEMVPFLAFDVEIRKIICTTNAIESINARIRRAVKARGHFPNEQAALKCVYMALMALDPKGTGRAKWSARWKKALNAFDLTFDGRLTATRR
- a CDS encoding helix-turn-helix domain-containing protein → MEVRYEPPGGDAGGIEVMSFGQLHRRLRRRPGMEMAQRLDFHQLLTVQQGMVRHMVDFTDYMATPGAWLWVRPGQVQQFHDLTSGSGWLVLFQSGVLDAATSAQTGLDDLFGRVHWELAGDDAAAMEEALGHLVHEYESTASLPAALRARILQHLLAVVMLRLTYQTTQVGSPTADHPEAFVRFRSAVEERFARARNVNDYARALGYSPRTLSRATTASAGVGAKEFIDRRVVLEAKRLLAHEEDPIGRVADRLGFDDASNFVKYFTQRTGLTPSAFRHRFRAG
- a CDS encoding ISL3 family transposase; its protein translation is MACDVKELLKIVFSGLLPLIIEAIDDGPTIGLRTRTPDQPSPCPVCGTPSVKVHAYHQRTLTDTPVDGKNVHVTVRIRRLVCSTRGCPRQTFREQLPGVLVRYQRRTPRLATQIGAVARELAGRAGARLLKALAAPVSKNTALRTLMRLPLPRHPVPRVLGVDDFALRKGRRYATVLTDTTTNARIEVLPDRTADTLETWLRDRPGIEVVVRDGFAAYAEAVRRALPDAVQVADRWHLWHNLSEAVRKDVASHSTCWAKAGPPLQKLDRQESTLERWHHIHDLLDQGVGLMECARRLNLSLNTIKRYARIGEPDRLRQAPQYRAGLVDPYRDYLRKRKEENPAVPVQRLFGEISRLGYEGSLNLLYKYINQGRLDSDREAISPKAFSALLLAHPNRLTPEESQTLAELTGACPEMARLGDHISGFAQLLAPAPGNAEALTGWIAGVGEDDLPHLHAFTRGLDQDRAAVDAALTLPFHNGGTEGVNTRSKLLKRQMYGRAGFPLLRHRILLQ
- a CDS encoding IS4 family transposase, whose protein sequence is MPDQYATTSHTHTHTHTITVAAGIYAPGHLGELTRYLPFDLIDAVLEHTRTQQQRLRALPSRVGVYFVLALNLFPHLGYARVWDTLVAGLQSLPLPRPSQAALVHLRRRLGPTPFKTLFQTLAAPLAQPTTPGTRYRHWRTVAFDACHSIKAPDSARNLTWLRKICYQQGTEGYPRLQITALCETGTRSLLGATLTRAPSGEPDQARTLLDRLTPQMLVLADQAYQGNTFLGEVADTGAQLLIRLREHRRPRVETLLPDGSYLTHLDGLKLRIVQARITATTQDGTQVRGVYRLATTLLDHRTDPARQLLALYHERWEVESAFYSLRHTLLHRRVLRSQDPAGLEQEVWALLVLYQALRMPMVEAVESRPGTHADRAAFTTALNTARCQVITAQQVLPDQDAPGRGGGIVQAVRENLLPARRARISARKLKCSHRRYREADPERPLTTDRVQDLELEILAPAPEAVAGPQQPAAKMVPGIRPGGSKERTMRLLGWECKGRGSVPIPVVT
- a CDS encoding SDR family oxidoreductase, coding for METAVITGGAGGMGLATAKIMGRDHRIVLADVSQERVDAAVKELLALGLDASGVVCDITDRASVDRLFASARSHGRVRAVVHAAGVSPQMGSAELILRINAVGTINVTRAFLGTAGAGDALVNVASIAGHLQPAVLEPTRTYQLAFADVAKFEQRFVRLVNLLPKKVRPGCAYSMSKAFVIWYTRRIAAALGQRGARAVSVSPGSFDTAMGRLEERSGSGEMLEFAALKRFGAPEEVAEVLAFCAGDKPGYLTGTDILVDGGTKAGLNIKGMIAIARGL
- a CDS encoding DsbA family protein, coding for MTPVELTYAFDAYCGWCYGFAPALHRFVDANADRIRLRVLSGGLFSGAAAGPISAYPHIPAANERIARLTGVTFGAPYQRMLAEGTTMMDSTAAATGLVALRRQAPERALEFAAAMQEAWYLHGRDLGDVAVYRDIATGKGIDAQAVTEDYTHPATRTEAEQDFRALRRLGVSQYPTLLLHSDTGVHRLGGPVSSAEALSAALDAQLAAATT
- a CDS encoding NAD(P)-dependent oxidoreductase, whose translation is MADIAVFGATGTIGSRIAEEALERGHTVTAVVRDPARLTDLDPRLKAVTGDALDPASVTAAAQGQDVVVSAVGGGDGPGHLATIEPSARALVEGLRGLGEQAPRLVAVGGAGSLRTPDGQQVWDTPGLPEGLLQIMRAHGDALDYYRTVTDLDWTNVSPAAQIGPGERTGTYRTSGEELLTDEAGNSTISAEDYAVAILDEIEHPQHLRQRFAVAY
- a CDS encoding TetR/AcrR family transcriptional regulator, producing the protein MTTDNGRQPRADAVRNAERILRTARTVFADLGPDAPLEEVARRADVRIRTLFNHFPSKGELVRAALEQSAAEELTPAIERALADEDPMRGLVSLIEAAMGLASRELNTLAAAHNTGVLAAEANLLFENSLAALARRAQDAGLLRPDLVPEDLPRIMAMLVSTLWTMDPDTDGWRRYLALMLEGLAPSAASPLPPPVTLLTQTRAGVR
- a CDS encoding pentapeptide repeat-containing protein — translated: MRGAVFDDCAFAADIKNTKMSGADLRGSDLSNLSGLASLHGAKVTEIQLRQLSEVMIRDLDLTIAEIPL